One Lysinibacillus fusiformis genomic window carries:
- a CDS encoding methionine ABC transporter ATP-binding protein gives MIQLQNISKEFKSQKGTVKAVDGINLHVKKGEIHGVIGYSGAGKSTLIRCVNLLERPTAGKVFIDNVDITTLSLNDLRQTRQKIGMIFQHFNLLKTATVYNNIAVPLKLLGYNDSEVKNRVAKYAEIVGLTEKLDSYPSQLSGGQKQRVAIARALAQEPEILLSDEATSALDPETTDAILELLLKINRELGITILLITHEMNVIQKICDDVSVLEDGKVVEFGSAIELFARPQHPTTRKFLNTISQRNLSPTLIEQLNVSGSVIRLTFLGESTGKPLLAEVSKIYDVQPNILTANIIELKNGIVGNIVVHLNGEVHIVQKALTFFTENGVAIEELGGELHG, from the coding sequence ATGATTCAACTACAAAATATATCAAAAGAATTCAAATCGCAAAAAGGTACTGTCAAAGCGGTTGATGGCATAAATCTTCATGTGAAAAAAGGTGAAATCCATGGGGTTATCGGCTACAGTGGTGCCGGTAAAAGTACACTCATTCGATGCGTGAACTTATTAGAACGTCCAACAGCTGGGAAAGTATTTATTGATAACGTGGATATTACAACGCTTTCATTAAATGACCTTCGCCAAACACGGCAAAAAATCGGCATGATTTTCCAACATTTTAATCTCTTAAAAACGGCAACCGTCTACAACAACATTGCCGTACCATTAAAGCTACTTGGGTATAACGACAGTGAAGTGAAAAATCGTGTTGCAAAGTACGCTGAAATCGTTGGCCTGACAGAGAAGTTAGATAGCTATCCAAGTCAATTATCTGGTGGCCAAAAACAACGTGTCGCCATTGCTCGCGCGCTTGCACAAGAGCCAGAAATTTTACTAAGTGACGAAGCAACGAGTGCACTTGACCCTGAAACAACTGATGCTATTTTGGAGCTATTACTTAAAATCAACCGTGAACTTGGCATTACGATATTGCTAATTACACATGAAATGAATGTTATACAAAAAATTTGCGATGATGTATCGGTTCTTGAAGACGGTAAGGTCGTTGAGTTCGGCTCTGCTATTGAGCTCTTTGCAAGACCCCAACATCCAACGACTCGAAAATTTTTAAATACTATTTCACAACGTAATTTATCTCCTACGCTAATCGAGCAGTTAAATGTTTCAGGCAGTGTCATTCGTTTAACTTTTCTAGGCGAAAGTACTGGGAAACCTTTACTTGCCGAAGTAAGTAAAATTTACGATGTACAGCCAAACATTTTAACAGCCAATATTATTGAATTAAAAAATGGCATTGTCGGTAATATCGTAGTTCATTTAAACGGTGAAGTACATATCGTACAAAAAGCACTTACGTTTTTCACAGAAAACGGCGTAGCCATTGAGGAATTGGGAGGCGAACTACATGGGTAA
- a CDS encoding MetQ/NlpA family ABC transporter substrate-binding protein, with the protein MKKKSKFLVGLASLTLVAALVGCGSKEDSKGNGEAINENKIIVGVTSGPHEQIAEIAAKVAKENGLEVELKPFSDYVLPNTALAEGDLDANSYQHEPFLNTFNEDHDTDLVPVGKTILNPMGVYSEKYKSLDEIPDGATFGLPNDPTNGARALFVLQEAGYIKLKEGTGLTASIHDVEENKKNFKFIELEAAQIPKQLSEVDVAAINTNFALDAGINPKKDSILLESTDSPYVNYIVVRAENKEDPTIKKFVDAYQSDEVRKFIEEEFDGSVIASW; encoded by the coding sequence ATGAAGAAGAAAAGCAAATTTTTAGTAGGTTTAGCAAGTCTCACATTGGTGGCAGCATTAGTCGGCTGTGGTAGTAAGGAAGACAGCAAAGGTAATGGTGAGGCTATTAACGAAAATAAAATCATTGTTGGCGTAACATCTGGCCCACATGAACAAATTGCAGAGATTGCTGCGAAAGTAGCAAAAGAAAATGGCTTAGAGGTTGAACTAAAACCTTTCTCTGATTATGTTTTACCGAATACTGCATTAGCAGAGGGGGATTTAGATGCAAACAGCTATCAACACGAACCATTTCTAAATACTTTTAACGAAGATCACGATACAGATTTAGTGCCTGTTGGAAAAACAATTTTAAATCCAATGGGTGTATACTCTGAAAAATATAAATCATTAGATGAAATCCCAGACGGTGCAACGTTTGGCTTACCAAATGACCCAACGAACGGTGCCCGTGCCCTATTCGTCCTGCAAGAGGCAGGCTATATCAAATTGAAAGAAGGCACTGGCCTAACAGCCTCTATTCATGATGTGGAAGAAAACAAAAAGAACTTCAAATTTATTGAACTAGAAGCTGCACAAATTCCAAAGCAATTAAGTGAAGTAGATGTCGCGGCTATTAACACAAACTTTGCATTAGATGCTGGTATCAATCCTAAAAAAGATTCCATTCTTTTAGAATCTACTGACTCGCCATATGTAAACTACATTGTTGTGCGTGCTGAAAACAAAGAAGACCCAACGATTAAAAAGTTCGTTGATGCCTATCAATCGGACGAAGTACGTAAATTTATTGAGGAAGAATTTGATGGTTCTGTAATCGCAAGCTGGTAA
- a CDS encoding PPC domain-containing DNA-binding protein: MSVRVNYGVGSFGKVISARILMGTDIIEGIEAVCEENGIESATIVSCIGSFQKSNFVYLVPDETSNIKVRFSEIIEKEGPLEFIQGSGVICKRDGVYETHFHGSMSDQWGGVSGGHFIKGGNPVITADVVLAEVRGVQHIRRFDEETGHVQFYPLEEGLESPRKIKGNFNQWEGFFIPH; the protein is encoded by the coding sequence ATGTCTGTAAGAGTTAATTATGGGGTAGGGTCATTTGGAAAGGTTATTAGTGCGCGCATTTTAATGGGGACAGATATTATTGAGGGAATTGAGGCTGTATGTGAAGAGAACGGAATTGAATCAGCAACAATTGTTAGCTGTATCGGTAGTTTTCAAAAAAGTAATTTTGTTTATTTAGTCCCGGATGAGACATCGAATATAAAAGTTCGATTTAGTGAAATAATTGAAAAAGAAGGGCCTCTTGAATTTATTCAAGGTTCTGGCGTTATCTGTAAGCGGGATGGCGTATATGAAACCCATTTTCATGGATCGATGAGTGATCAATGGGGAGGTGTGTCTGGCGGGCATTTTATTAAAGGCGGGAATCCTGTTATTACAGCAGATGTTGTTTTAGCAGAAGTACGGGGTGTACAGCATATCCGACGTTTCGATGAAGAAACGGGACATGTTCAATTTTATCCCTTAGAAGAGGGATTAGAGAGTCCCCGAAAAATAAAGGGAAACTTCAATCAGTGGGAGGGTTTCTTCATCCCCCACTGA
- a CDS encoding pyridoxal phosphate-dependent aminotransferase, with translation MEFSKKLQQLPTQFFAALVQKVNAALAEGRDVINLGQGNPDQPTPPHIIKALQEAAENPQHHKYSPFRGIAELRQAAADFYKREYNVDIDPNTEVAILGGTKIGLVELPLAVLNPGDYMLLPDPGYPDYLSGVVLGDVNFDVMPLFAENDFLPDYKALSDEVKARAKLLYLNYPNNPTGGTATQEFFEETVRFAKEHNIIVSHDFAYGAIGFDGNKPVSFLQTEGAKDVGIEMYTLSKTFNMAGWRIGFAVGNAKIIEAINIIQDHLFCSQFPAVQQAAAIALTSSQDCAVVLRATYERRRNVLIEEAKRIGWQVTAPKGSFFAWLPVPLGYTSEQFANLLLDNADIAVAAGNGFGEYGEGYVRVGLLVSEERLREAIIRIEKLHLFK, from the coding sequence ATGGAATTCTCAAAAAAACTACAGCAACTCCCAACACAATTTTTCGCAGCACTTGTGCAAAAGGTCAACGCGGCCCTTGCAGAAGGACGAGATGTTATTAATCTTGGACAAGGTAATCCCGACCAGCCTACACCACCACACATTATCAAAGCCTTACAAGAAGCAGCCGAAAATCCGCAACATCATAAATACTCTCCATTTCGTGGTATAGCAGAATTGCGTCAAGCTGCTGCTGATTTTTACAAACGTGAATACAACGTCGACATTGATCCTAATACAGAAGTAGCCATTCTTGGCGGTACAAAAATCGGCCTTGTTGAACTACCTCTGGCTGTTTTAAATCCCGGTGATTATATGCTATTACCCGACCCAGGCTATCCTGACTACTTATCTGGCGTTGTACTAGGTGATGTAAACTTTGATGTCATGCCGCTTTTTGCGGAAAACGACTTCTTGCCTGATTATAAGGCTTTGTCAGACGAAGTAAAAGCCCGTGCTAAGTTACTTTACTTAAACTATCCGAATAACCCCACTGGTGGTACAGCGACACAAGAATTTTTTGAGGAAACGGTTCGTTTTGCAAAAGAACATAATATCATCGTATCACATGATTTTGCGTATGGAGCAATAGGCTTTGATGGCAATAAACCTGTCAGCTTCCTGCAAACAGAGGGCGCTAAAGATGTCGGCATTGAAATGTATACGTTATCTAAGACCTTTAATATGGCCGGCTGGCGCATTGGATTTGCCGTTGGGAACGCTAAAATAATTGAAGCGATCAATATCATTCAAGATCATTTATTTTGTAGCCAATTTCCTGCCGTACAACAGGCCGCCGCTATAGCACTGACCTCCTCGCAAGATTGTGCAGTTGTGCTACGAGCAACCTATGAGCGTCGTCGAAACGTTCTCATTGAAGAAGCCAAACGAATTGGTTGGCAAGTTACAGCACCAAAAGGTTCATTCTTTGCTTGGTTACCTGTTCCATTAGGTTATACAAGTGAGCAATTTGCTAATCTGTTACTCGACAACGCTGATATTGCCGTTGCCGCGGGTAATGGCTTTGGTGAATATGGAGAAGGCTATGTCCGCGTTGGCTTACTTGTCAGCGAAGAACGTTTACGTGAAGCTATCATTAGAATTGAGAAATTACATTTATTTAAGTAG
- a CDS encoding carbon-nitrogen family hydrolase, whose amino-acid sequence MKIGCIQLNVGFGKVEDNFARAEGKIREAANLGAEIIVLPEMWNTGYALEKLPELADVDGERTKSFLQSLAKELEVHIVGGSVSTKKGDKFYNTMYTFDNSGVQVGEYNKAHLFRLMDEHLYLEAGDEMNRFALGDIEAAGVICYDIRFPEWLRAHALDGAKVLFVPAQWPTPRIDHWKTLLQARAIENQCFVIAVNRIAKKVENFNGQSMIIQPWGEVLWIGAEDEEVAVIDVDFSIVDEVRGRIPVYDDRRPGLYSGVVEQ is encoded by the coding sequence ATGAAAATCGGTTGTATTCAATTAAATGTTGGTTTTGGCAAAGTAGAAGATAATTTTGCTCGGGCAGAGGGAAAAATTCGTGAGGCTGCAAATCTTGGTGCAGAAATTATTGTACTACCAGAAATGTGGAATACAGGCTATGCACTTGAAAAATTACCAGAGCTTGCAGACGTCGATGGCGAACGAACAAAATCATTTTTGCAAAGTTTAGCAAAAGAGCTAGAAGTACATATTGTTGGTGGCTCCGTCTCAACGAAGAAGGGCGATAAATTTTACAATACAATGTATACTTTTGATAACAGTGGGGTGCAGGTAGGAGAGTACAATAAGGCTCATTTATTCCGCTTAATGGACGAGCATTTATATTTAGAAGCGGGTGACGAAATGAATCGCTTTGCACTTGGAGATATAGAGGCTGCAGGTGTAATTTGCTATGATATCCGCTTCCCAGAATGGTTGCGTGCTCATGCATTAGATGGTGCAAAGGTTTTGTTCGTACCAGCGCAGTGGCCAACTCCACGCATTGATCACTGGAAAACATTACTACAAGCACGTGCAATCGAAAATCAATGCTTCGTCATTGCGGTCAATCGTATCGCTAAAAAGGTGGAAAACTTCAACGGTCAATCAATGATTATTCAGCCGTGGGGAGAAGTACTTTGGATTGGTGCAGAGGACGAAGAAGTAGCTGTTATTGATGTAGACTTCTCAATTGTTGATGAAGTACGAGGAAGAATTCCGGTTTATGATGACCGTAGACCTGGATTATATAGCGGCGTTGTTGAGCAATAA
- a CDS encoding PucR family transcriptional regulator encodes MSIVKWAHVIEIVQIDNFLTGDELVLTTGISLQHSIEDFIFFVKSLIHTKCAALYIEYGTYLQTIPEAIISLANQHSFPIIVFHETVPFVRITQDLHSRIMNQQYLMISSLESYSQTLNKNALLGQNTEDISQNMYNELKTQIIFSIKDREPIFILDQHYAHLTLYREDRLFTEFDLLILDRTATALAQLLMREFYIEEKRDIEDATILADWIDQKLSKEEIYKFIAAHHANYHFYSGTIFILSSPSTIMKVQEDIVYSKLYYRNLFEQNGFIPFLFERKSYVIFILLYTKDSKSSREQLNTIFSTLQKTEFYKKQMLQGYQIAIGKVVSDAEEIPKSYQTALETLYICRKVQTTSFFYDDLHLYHLIYKLQMQVNLQEVIQDYLQPGIDYDKKHNSKLLETLQVYLQTNGSKQQTANQLFIVRQTLYHRLKKLESLLGENFMKGHNRITLEFMLLANSLIEDKN; translated from the coding sequence ATTAGTATTGTTAAATGGGCACATGTTATCGAAATAGTACAAATTGATAACTTCTTAACAGGGGATGAGCTCGTTTTGACGACGGGGATTAGCCTTCAGCACAGCATTGAGGATTTTATATTTTTTGTTAAATCTTTAATTCATACAAAATGTGCTGCACTTTACATTGAGTACGGAACATATCTACAAACAATACCAGAAGCGATTATTTCACTTGCCAACCAACACAGCTTTCCAATAATCGTTTTTCATGAAACAGTACCTTTTGTTCGTATTACACAGGATTTACATAGCCGTATTATGAATCAACAGTATTTAATGATTTCCTCATTAGAGTCGTATTCACAAACGTTAAATAAAAATGCATTACTTGGACAAAACACCGAAGATATTTCACAAAATATGTATAACGAATTAAAGACACAAATTATCTTTTCTATTAAAGACCGAGAACCAATCTTCATTCTCGATCAACATTATGCACATTTAACCCTTTATAGAGAAGATAGATTATTTACAGAATTTGACCTCCTTATTTTAGATCGTACAGCCACTGCCTTAGCGCAACTGTTAATGCGTGAATTTTATATCGAAGAGAAAAGAGATATTGAGGATGCTACTATTTTAGCGGATTGGATAGATCAAAAGCTCTCGAAAGAAGAGATATATAAATTCATCGCGGCACATCATGCTAACTATCACTTCTATAGTGGTACCATTTTTATTTTATCGTCGCCCAGTACAATCATGAAAGTTCAAGAAGATATTGTGTATAGCAAGTTATATTATCGAAACTTATTTGAGCAAAATGGCTTTATCCCCTTTTTATTTGAAAGAAAAAGCTATGTTATTTTTATTTTACTCTATACCAAAGATAGTAAATCTAGTCGTGAGCAATTAAATACTATATTTTCTACACTTCAGAAAACTGAATTTTATAAAAAGCAAATGTTGCAGGGCTATCAAATAGCTATCGGTAAGGTTGTATCGGATGCAGAGGAAATCCCTAAGAGCTATCAAACTGCTTTGGAAACACTCTATATTTGCCGAAAGGTACAAACGACATCATTCTTTTATGATGATTTGCATCTATATCACCTTATTTATAAATTACAAATGCAAGTGAATTTACAAGAAGTCATACAAGATTATTTACAACCCGGTATTGACTACGATAAAAAACACAACAGCAAATTGTTAGAAACACTACAGGTGTATTTGCAAACAAATGGCTCCAAGCAACAAACAGCCAACCAGTTATTTATTGTTCGGCAAACACTCTATCATCGATTAAAAAAGCTTGAAAGTTTGCTAGGTGAAAATTTCATGAAAGGACATAACCGGATTACACTTGAGTTCATGCTACTTGCTAATTCTTTAATTGAAGATAAAAATTGA